A genomic window from Archocentrus centrarchus isolate MPI-CPG fArcCen1 chromosome 2, fArcCen1, whole genome shotgun sequence includes:
- the LOC115799096 gene encoding uncharacterized protein LOC115799096 isoform X2 gives MIRWKLWFVLLLPFCTDNKVLQELLVKTISKQPDVTQICTNETLNVIMLIVCKIHTESSRGEECQLLYQHRQDFENKCDSRFTLMKENQTVFLHLINLTAEDSGNYTCECVKHEGTYKLLLNVTVEEGDKVAANSSAEMPFFFVVIGAPAVIIIIISAVSLGLIYSKKCHRRQKVPITSPESAALYTQAEQIEPYNVFIQKENVIYGL, from the exons ATGATTAGATGGAAACTTTGGTTTGTTCTGCTGCTGCCTTTCTGTACGGACAACAAAG TTCTCCAGGAGCTCCTCGTGAAAACCATCAGTAAACAACCAGATGTCACTCAAATATGCACCAACGAGACGCTGAATGTTATCATGCTTATAGTGTGTAAGAttcacacagagagcagcagaggagaagagTGTCAGCTGCTGTATCAACATAGACAGGACTTTGAGAATAAATGTGACTCCAGGTTCACTCTGATGAAAGAAAATCAGACTGTGTTTCTCCACCTGATCAATTTAACAGCAGAGGACAGCGGGAACTACACCTGTGAATGTGTAAAACATGAAGGAACATATAAGCTCCTGCTTAATGTAACTGTGGAAG AAGGAGATAAAGTAGCCGCCAACAGTTCTGCAGAAATGCCTTTCTTCTTTGTGGTCATTGGAGCGCCtgcagtcatcatcatcatcatctctgcaGTCAGCCTCGGACTGATCTACAGCAAAAAATGCCACAG AAGACAAAAGGTGCCAATAACCAGTCCTGAAAGCGCAGCACTGTATACG CAAGCAGAACAGATTGAGCCGTACAACGTCTTCATCCAAAAAGAGAATGTGATTTATGGGCTTTAA
- the LOC115799096 gene encoding uncharacterized protein LOC115799096 isoform X1, translating into MIRWKLWFVLLLPFCTDNKVLQELLVKTISKQPDVTQICTNETLNVIMLIVCKIHTESSRGEECQLLYQHRQDFENKCDSRFTLMKENQTVFLHLINLTAEDSGNYTCECVKHEGTYKLLLNVTVEEGDKVAANSSAEMPFFFVVIGAPAVIIIIISAVSLGLIYSKKCHSRRQKVPITSPESAALYTQAEQIEPYNVFIQKENVIYGL; encoded by the exons ATGATTAGATGGAAACTTTGGTTTGTTCTGCTGCTGCCTTTCTGTACGGACAACAAAG TTCTCCAGGAGCTCCTCGTGAAAACCATCAGTAAACAACCAGATGTCACTCAAATATGCACCAACGAGACGCTGAATGTTATCATGCTTATAGTGTGTAAGAttcacacagagagcagcagaggagaagagTGTCAGCTGCTGTATCAACATAGACAGGACTTTGAGAATAAATGTGACTCCAGGTTCACTCTGATGAAAGAAAATCAGACTGTGTTTCTCCACCTGATCAATTTAACAGCAGAGGACAGCGGGAACTACACCTGTGAATGTGTAAAACATGAAGGAACATATAAGCTCCTGCTTAATGTAACTGTGGAAG AAGGAGATAAAGTAGCCGCCAACAGTTCTGCAGAAATGCCTTTCTTCTTTGTGGTCATTGGAGCGCCtgcagtcatcatcatcatcatctctgcaGTCAGCCTCGGACTGATCTACAGCAAAAAATGCCACAG cAGAAGACAAAAGGTGCCAATAACCAGTCCTGAAAGCGCAGCACTGTATACG CAAGCAGAACAGATTGAGCCGTACAACGTCTTCATCCAAAAAGAGAATGTGATTTATGGGCTTTAA